ATCCGCGCGCCGGCCAGCGTCTCCTCCTGCGGCCCGACGTCGGCGGTCTTGCGGCCGAACGCCGTGCGGTACGACGTCAGCCCGAGGAACGCGACGTACGCAGGCTCGTACGTCTCGACCAGCGCCGTCAGCGGGCCGACGCCCGCGCGGATCTCGTCGGCGGTCAGCTCGGCGGCGGTCGCGGTGGCGCGGGCGACGAGGTTGGTGATGCCGACGCCGTACGCCAGCAGCTCGTGCGACTCCATCGGGTGCAGCCGCCGCGGCGTGAAGCCGGCCAGGTGCAGCGCGGGCCAGAGCCGGTTGGCGGGGTTGCCGAAGTGGTGGCCGATCGCGGCGGACATGAGGCCGGGGTTGATGCCGCAGAGCAGGACACGCAGGCCGGGCGCGACGAGGTCGGGGAGCGTACGTCCCGCCGCCGCGAGCTGCTCCTCGCGCGTCGGGCGCGGCCACGTCGGCGTCACACGCGCTCCAGCACGAACGCCGCCCGCTCCTCGACCGAGGCCCGAGGCAGCTCCACGAGGTCGTAGCCGAAGCACTCGTACGCCGCGACGACCGCGTCGTACGTCCGCACGGCCTCCTCCCACGACTGCGTCCGGTCCGCGTCGGTCGTGTAGATCTCCCGCCACGGCGCCGCCACGAACACCGACCGTCGATAGGGGAACGCCGCCACCGCCGCCTCGACGTGCGGCGGCACGGGCAGGCCGAGGAGCAGGTACGACGCCGCGACGTCCACGACGCCCCGGTCGAAGAAGACAGGCCCCGGCAACGCGAGCGCGGCACGGTACGACCGCATCTCCCAGGTGAGGATCGTCTCGGCGAACGCCACCTGGTCGTCCCGCAGCCGCCCGCCGATGAGCGCCTGGTCGCGGATGATCGCGCGGCCCGCCTCGGGCGACACCGCGTGGCCGAGCCCGGCGAGGTGGTCCAGCAACGTCGTCTTCCCGCCGCCCGGCCCTCCGGTGAGCACCACGAGGCGGTCGGGGGTCATGGGCGCCATCCTGTCGTAGCGCCCGACCCACCCTCGTACTGTGGAGCCCGTACGCCGGCCTCGAGCGTGATGATCTTCACTGAACGGGCGG
This sequence is a window from Frankiaceae bacterium. Protein-coding genes within it:
- the mug gene encoding G/U mismatch-specific DNA glycosylase encodes the protein MTPTWPRPTREEQLAAAGRTLPDLVAPGLRVLLCGINPGLMSAAIGHHFGNPANRLWPALHLAGFTPRRLHPMESHELLAYGVGITNLVARATATAAELTADEIRAGVGPLTALVETYEPAYVAFLGLTSYRTAFGRKTADVGPQEETLAGARIWLLPNTSGLNAHYQLPDLARAFGELRAAAYAL
- a CDS encoding AAA family ATPase — encoded protein: MTPDRLVVLTGGPGGGKTTLLDHLAGLGHAVSPEAGRAIIRDQALIGGRLRDDQVAFAETILTWEMRSYRAALALPGPVFFDRGVVDVAASYLLLGLPVPPHVEAAVAAFPYRRSVFVAAPWREIYTTDADRTQSWEEAVRTYDAVVAAYECFGYDLVELPRASVEERAAFVLERV